TCAACCATTTACAAAACTCATAATCCCAATCTACTTGATGAGCAATGACTAAAGTTTTTGCCCATTCTACACATACTAATTGAACGATACTATCCAGCGTTGCACAAAGATTATTTTTGTATTCAGGGTTATTAAATTCTCTAAAAGTATCTCTAAAGCTAAATACTACATAGTCTCCATCAACATGGATTGGTTGTTTATTTGCGTTTGGTGTTTGCATCAGCCAAGCTAAATTATCATTCGCATTTTGCTTTTTGATTAACCAAGCCATATCAGGAAATATTTCCACTTTATCTATGCCAATTTTTTTGGCATAATTAGCAGAAATAGTGTCCCTAGCTGAATAAAAGTACATCGCGTTGGATTTCCATTTTTCCCCGATTTGCATTAGGCTGGAAAAAGGGCCGATCGAAGTTCCAAACCGACAAATCCGCACTCCCAAAATTTTCATGACAAAACAATAAATTGCTGACATGAACATTTTTATGGAATTACTTAATCCACTGCCAAAAACATGACCGGGACGCATGAGTAGATAAATATTAGCATTTGAATTAATTAAAGTTTGCAACCGGAATAACAATACTAAAATTGGAAAGGGTAATTTATACGAACTGGCTTTTTCCTCTGCTGTTAATTCTAACTGTTGACAATACCACTCTGGAACTCCTTTAATGTTGACAATTATATGACCATAATTTCGCAAATTCATTAATAATACTTTTGTAATCACCAAGTCGCCGAGATTATCATAAGGAACCTGTGCTTGACAAAAAATTAAATTACCTGATTTATTCTTCACTTTATTCTCCTCAGTAAAACTAGTATTTTTTGATAGTTATTTCTAGCGATTACATTACTCTTGTGTTGAAATTTGGATAATTTTATTAGCAATAGTGTCCCAATTCAATTGATTTTTGATTTTAAGTCTGGCTTGTTCGGACATTTGCATTAATAAATCGGGTTTTGAGAGTAAATTAATAATGCGATCGGCTAAAATATCAGGTGTTGGTTGCGGAATCACCACACCATTCACTTCACGATCGACAATTTCTGGCATTCCACCACTAGCTGATACAACACAGGGAACTCCATAATTCATCGCTTCAACTAAAAAATGGCCAAATGGTTCGCAATAGGCTGGTGCAACTACCAAATCTGTACTCAAAAACAAATCACGCATTTGAGAAGCCGAGGCAATATGTCCCGGATTTTCAATCCCATCTTCATTAGCAGCTAATTTTTTGCCCACAATCACCAATTTGGCATTTGGAATCGCTCGTTTCACCTGTTTAAAAGCGGCTAAAACTAAATCGCCTCCTTTTCTTTCAAAATCAGAACCATTAAACAAAATTTGTTGACTACCAAAAGTTTTTTCCCCGTGATAAATTTCCGTGAAATTCCCCGCAGCACCTACAACAGTGATTTTTTCTGATGCTATGCCGTAGTCTTCTATCAAAGAGTTTTTGACTAAATTAGTCATCGGAAAAAGATGATGAGCTTTTGAGTAAGCTTGGCGTTCGCAATCAAACCAAAATTCACGTTCTTTGGAGTTATTAAACGGAGCCCAAGCAGACCAACTTCTTTCAGCTAAAGCCATCGTATAATCCAAGTAAGTGACGTAAGGAATATCATATTGATCCCAAAATGGACAGAAAAGACCAAACAAATGAAAAACCAAATCAGGGGTATATTCTAATTGTCTAATTTTACTTTCGGTTTCTTGGGATTTGTTAATAAAAGTTTTCTGATTTTTCCGAAACAACTTTTCCGCTGGTCGAATCAGAAATTTAGGGATAAACTTTTTAAGGCTTTGCGATCGCCTAGTTGACTGCAAATTTCCATAAGGTAAATAATCCAAATTAACCTGAGTAGACATCGCTTTAAATAGAGGTTGAAACCGCTCTACAAAGAACGCATCTCCTGTAACTACAACCTTTTTAATATCCATAATTTTGTCTAAATTTAACCTATATTCAAAACTTGCAAATACTGTTCGGTGGCTTTCTCTAATAGAAATTGTTTTGCTTTTTCCTGTAACAAAACTGAAGATGAAGGATGTTCTAAAGTATTCATAATTGCCTCTGCCATTTCTTGGGCATCTCCCACAGGTACCAACTTTCCATAACGGCCATTTTCTAAAATTTCTGCGGGGCCACTTTTACAATCGGTAGATACTACTGAAGTTCCGAGAGCGATCGCCTCAATTAATACTGTTGGTAATCCTTCATATAAAGAGGATAACACAAGAACCGCAGCCCGCTTCATATAAGCAAAAGGATTGTTGACAAACCCTGGTAAAGCTACATTTTTTTCTATCTTTAATTCCCGTACTAAAGCTTCAAGTTCCGCTCTATCCGGGCCTTCTCCTAGTATCATTAATCGAGCCGGAAATTTCTGTGTTATTTGAGCAAAAGCTCGAATTAAAGTCGGGAAATCTTTTTGTTTATCTAAGCGTCCCACCGCTAAAATTACTGGTAGTTCATTAGGAAAAAACCAAGGATGATCCAAAGGTTCTGCTGCTTTTTGGAAAAGCTCTGGAGTGACAACTGGATTGTAAATTACTTTAACACTTTCTTTTGACAAACCTAAATTTACCAGATCGATCGCTGCACCTTGAGATACTGTTACCACTACATCCGCACTCGGATAAAATAAACGTGCCAAATAAGGAGCAAGTCGCTTTTTGATCTGAGTTGATGTTTTTGATTCCACCGAAAGAGTGTTGTGTACGCTTACTACCACTCGCGTAGATACTCCTGCCAATCGCCGACACACAAGAGCCACTACGTTAATATCTTCCATTGCCGAAAGTAAAGCTTTTGGTTTGTTTTCTTTTAGGTAATTTACCAGGCTAGGAATACTGTTTAAAAGTCGCCCTGTTCCCATATTTATTACTCGCACTTCTGGAGGAATCAGAGATATAGAAGGGCCTTCAGTTTTAACTAAAACCAAGTCTACTTTTAAACCCTTCTCAACAAAACCGCGAGCTAAGTAGAGCATTACTCTTTCAGCACCACCGCCCCCAAGACCAGCCATAAAAAGTGTTATATCAGGCATTTGTTTAAGAATAAAAAATGTTGTTTACTGTGAATT
The Phormidium ambiguum IAM M-71 genome window above contains:
- a CDS encoding polysaccharide pyruvyl transferase family protein, with product MKNKSGNLIFCQAQVPYDNLGDLVITKVLLMNLRNYGHIIVNIKGVPEWYCQQLELTAEEKASSYKLPFPILVLLFRLQTLINSNANIYLLMRPGHVFGSGLSNSIKMFMSAIYCFVMKILGVRICRFGTSIGPFSSLMQIGEKWKSNAMYFYSARDTISANYAKKIGIDKVEIFPDMAWLIKKQNANDNLAWLMQTPNANKQPIHVDGDYVVFSFRDTFREFNNPEYKNNLCATLDSIVQLVCVEWAKTLVIAHQVDWDYEFCKWLSDRYQNSCKIVFIERYIDSQYMYDLYSGAFMVFSNRLHVLLLAMLCGALSMAVVERASEHKITGIFSDAGLSQLIVDIDRGSSAVDILPGIAADADRIKAEIALAFERNRNHGESLLKRVMTGEI
- a CDS encoding glycosyltransferase family 4 protein, whose protein sequence is MDIKKVVVTGDAFFVERFQPLFKAMSTQVNLDYLPYGNLQSTRRSQSLKKFIPKFLIRPAEKLFRKNQKTFINKSQETESKIRQLEYTPDLVFHLFGLFCPFWDQYDIPYVTYLDYTMALAERSWSAWAPFNNSKEREFWFDCERQAYSKAHHLFPMTNLVKNSLIEDYGIASEKITVVGAAGNFTEIYHGEKTFGSQQILFNGSDFERKGGDLVLAAFKQVKRAIPNAKLVIVGKKLAANEDGIENPGHIASASQMRDLFLSTDLVVAPAYCEPFGHFLVEAMNYGVPCVVSASGGMPEIVDREVNGVVIPQPTPDILADRIINLLSKPDLLMQMSEQARLKIKNQLNWDTIANKIIQISTQE
- a CDS encoding glycosyltransferase; amino-acid sequence: MPDITLFMAGLGGGGAERVMLYLARGFVEKGLKVDLVLVKTEGPSISLIPPEVRVINMGTGRLLNSIPSLVNYLKENKPKALLSAMEDINVVALVCRRLAGVSTRVVVSVHNTLSVESKTSTQIKKRLAPYLARLFYPSADVVVTVSQGAAIDLVNLGLSKESVKVIYNPVVTPELFQKAAEPLDHPWFFPNELPVILAVGRLDKQKDFPTLIRAFAQITQKFPARLMILGEGPDRAELEALVRELKIEKNVALPGFVNNPFAYMKRAAVLVLSSLYEGLPTVLIEAIALGTSVVSTDCKSGPAEILENGRYGKLVPVGDAQEMAEAIMNTLEHPSSSVLLQEKAKQFLLEKATEQYLQVLNIG